A genome region from Pyrenophora tritici-repentis strain M4 chromosome 9, whole genome shotgun sequence includes the following:
- a CDS encoding SPS1, Serine-threonine protein kinase, protein MEPQWTAYSDTPGARYSHSMASPQHAPRDASVASHMKPDAYATPSRQNSMALQSPAGPGTRGPEYNDGDGDVPMEDAYKPRLNVTRPSQTQRQSQQYLQQAEESAAARRYSPMNLSPTSPYSGSTQQAGQSYTSFTPQTQAQSQASRQSPTRNNPYMSPPNSYYSPPSSRPNAPQLPPIQSNMSPESYYPQSATAQLNAVYNREAPSPRASSSSNAQQLSPLPIGRGPVPKFEKCVNTADLRPKINTQPPFRRANPEGGFISPLQALTAHLPMTYKLCNGGFNYQSSRNPRRVLTKPSKGVKNDGYDNEDSDYILYVNDILGSEESGHKNRYLILDVLGQGTFGQVVKCQNLKTQEVVAVKVIKNRTAYFNQSMMEVSVLDLLNKQMDKNDDHHLLRLKDTFIHRQHLCLVFELLSVNLYELIKQNQFRGLSTTLVRVFAQQLINGLALLGKAKLIHCDLKPENILLKNLESPIIKIIDFGSACDERQTVYTYIQSRFYRSPEVLLGLPYSAAIDMWSLGCIVVELFLGLPLFPGSSEYNQVSRITEMLGLPPHWMLEMGKQSGEFYEKSQDEYGRKQYRLKSMEQYSREHGTKEQPSKKYFSATTLPDIIKNYPMPRKNMKPNEIEREMANRAAFIDFAQGLLNLNPLERWTPAQAKLHPFITQAKFTGPFVPPMTLKSGSSRSPAPGMNQYAAAQSPQAQQNPYNMYNPNHQGAPPPYPAQAAQYAQPMNMMQPQQPRQYNQPQNLYAQATTRAGRQRATTMDQQQSGQSGIPPALQRVMSHLDPNAPVRLQPSPAYYPPPPDGAPESASSARRRGSRAGNSNRNHNFVRNLEDRTLEEGFMGQNHWQ, encoded by the exons ATGGAGCCGCAGTGGACGGCCTACTCCGACACTCCAGGCGCACGCTATTCGCACAGCATGGCCTCCCCGCAGCACGCCCCGAGGGACGCCAGCGTGGCCTCGCACATGAAGCCCGACGCCTACGCAACTCCGTCCCGCCAGAACTCAATGGCCCTGCAATCGCCCGCCGGCCCAGGCACCCGCGGGCCCGAGTACAACGACGGCGATGGCGACGTGCCCATGGAGGATGCCTACAAGCCGCGCCTAAATGTGACGCGACCCAGCCAGACGCAGCGCCAGTCACAACAGTACCTGCAGCAGGCGGAAGAGAGTGCAGCCGCGCGGAGATACTCGCCTATGAACCTGTCCCCCACATCGCCATATTCGGGCTCCACGCAGCAGGCCGGCCAGAGCTACACCAGCTTTACCCCACAGACCCAAGCCCAGTCTCAGGCCAGCAGACAGAGCCCGACGCGCAACAACCCCTACATGTCACCACCGAACAGCTACTACTCCCCACCAT CCTCGCGCCCGAATGCGCCCCAACTGCCGCCCATCCAGTCCAACATGAGCCCCGAAAGCTATTACCCACAGTCTGCCACGGCGCAATTGAACGCCGTCTACAACAGAGAGGCCCCCTCGCCGCGCGCATCCTCCAGCTCGAATGCCCAGCAATTGTCCCCTTTACCCATAGGGCGAGGACCCGTGCCTAAATTCGAAAAGTGCGTCAATACAGCCGACCTACGGCCCAAAATAAACACCCAGCCGCCCTTTCGTCGTGCCAACCCCGAGGGCGGATTTATCAGC CCTCTGCAAGCGCTTACTGCGCACCTCCCCATGACGTACAAGCTATGTAATGGCGGATTCAACTACCAGTCGTCGCGTAACCCCCGCCGAGTCCTCACCAAGCCGAGCAAGGGAGTAAAGAACGACGGATACGACAATGAGGACAGCGATTACATCCTCTACGTCAACGACATCCTGGGGTCGGAAGAGTCAGGGCACAAGAACCGGTACCTGATTTTGGATGTCCTAGGCCAGGGCACATTCGGACAGGTCGTCAAGTGCCAGAACTTGAAGACGCAGGAAGTTGTAGCAGTCAAGGTCATCAAGAACCGAACAGCATATTTCAACCAGAGTATGATGGAGGTCTCGGTGCTCGATCTA ctgaacaagcaaATGGACAAAAACGATGACCATCACCTGCTAAGACTCAAAGATACCTTCATCCATAGGCAACATCTGTGCTTGGTGTTCGAGTTGCTAAGTGTCAATCTCTACGAGCTAATCAAACAGAACCAGTTCCGTGGACTATCTACAACCTTAGTGCGCGTCTTCGCCCAGCAGCTAATCAACGGTCTCGCACTACTCGGCAAGGCAAAGCTCATACACTGCGACTTGAAGCCGGAGAATATCCTCCTCAAAAA CCTCGAGAGCCCAATCATCAAGATTATCGATTTCGGTTCGGCATGCGACGAGCGCCAAACAGTGTACACGTACATCCAGTCGCGATTCTACAGATCCCCCGAAGTCTTGCTCGGTCTACCATATTCTGCCGCAATCGATATGTGGTCACTGGGCTGCATTGTTGTGGAGCTGTTCTTGGGTCTGCCGTTGTTCCCAGGTTCTTCCGAATACAACCAGGTATCGAGGATAACAGAAATGCTCGGATTGCCACCACACTGGATGTTGGAGATGGGCAAGCAGTCGGGAGAATTTTATGAAAAGTCACAAGACGAGTACGGCCGCAAACAGTACCGGTTGAAGTCGATGGAGCAGTATTCACGCGAACACGGCACCAAGGAGCAGCCTAGCAAGAAGTACTTTTCGGCTACCACTCTACCAGACATCATCAAGAACTACCCCATGCCGCGCAAGAACATGAAGCCAAACGAGATCGAGAGAG AAATGGCCAACCGAGCCGCATTTATCGATTTCGCTCAGGGACTGCTCAACCTCAATCCCTTGGAACGATGGACTCCAGCGCAAGCCAAGTTGCACCCGTTCATCACACAGGCCAAGTTCACTGGGCCATTCGTGCCCCCAATGACCCTCAAGTCAGGCTCGAGCAGGTCCCCAGCACCTGGT ATGAACCAATATGCAGCCGCACAAAGCCCGCAGGCTCAGCAGAACCCCTACAACATGTACAACCCGAACCACCAAGGCGCACCTCCTCCTTACCCCGCCCAAGCTGCACAATATGCTCAACCGATGAACATGATGCAACCACAGCAGCCGCGGCAATACAATCAGCCCCAAAACCTGTATGCTCAAGCTACTACCCGTGCTGGGCGACAAAGAGCAACGACAATGGACCAGCAACAGTCTGGTCAGTCTGGTATTCCACCCGCGCTCCAACGGGTCATGAGCCATCTGGATCCTAATGCGCCTGTTCGTTTACAACCATCACCAGCTTACTACCCACCACCTCCTGATGGTGCTCCAGAGAGTGCGAGTAGCGCCAGGAGAAGAGGATCACGGGCAGGAAACTCGAACCGCAACCACAACTTTGTGCGAAATTTGGAGGACCGCACGCTAGAAGAGGGTTTCATGGGCCAGAATCATTGGCAGTGA
- a CDS encoding Nucleosome binding factor SPN, SPT16 subunit: MASRFFAASDSSSDESSEEELYSNDEESEQEDSDKDSDDDSDDDDSSDSGSETGANRFLKDADSESESDDEDVNKVLKSAKDKRFDELEATIRLIENAQKINDWAVISEQFDKLIRQVPTLTKQNDGKIPKLYIQAVADLETVVVETHEKQKVTPKKMNAVNGRGFNAVRQKIKKHNRDYEKDINAYRENKEEFMREEEEVIQAPKEKKKNKIPQLGTEVVDEATDDGFITVGAGGKAVLYTPEGILKHLRAIVEQRGRKNSDKLEHIRTLEKLFDVAINDYQKVRVLLTLISTRFDLTSGTASHMHQDQWKLADQEFGKLLQILENSEEIVVIENAEEWEDDEKLPTITPGEIFRIPGSIVSFVERLDDELTRSLQHIDPHTSEYIERLTDEALLYAQLVRTLVYVESMKKNPALDLPQEPLNRIVMRRLEHVYFKPSQVITILENNVWKAIPESLDSEITPRAISNDTASLVQTLCTYLFQNSEGIIRARAMLCQIYFLSLHDQYYKARDMMLMSHLQETISNFDVNTQILFNRALVQVGLCAFRAGLVYEAQTSLQEICGSNRQKELLAQGLQMQRYSQISPEQERLERQRQLPFHMHINLELLECVYLTCSMLLEIPLLAQLGSSPDLRKRVISKTYRRLLEYHERQIFTGPPENTRDHVMQASKALSAGEWKKAAEFINSIKIWELMANSEKIKEMLSSQIQEEGLRTYLFTYAPFYDTLAISTLAGMFELSERKVSAVVSKMISHEELAAALDQVNSAIIFRKGVELSRLQTLALSLSDKASGLIESNEKTLEQRTQGTANAFERQGGRGEDGISNSLAVLWDGLFRLKKVLLWTKCVKVSWVYAGEITVL; encoded by the exons ATGGCGTCCCGATTCTTTGCCGCCAGCGACAGCTCCTCGGACGAGTCCAGCGAGGAGGAGCTCTACTCCAACGACGAGGAGTCTGAACAGGAAGACAGCGACAAGGATTCGGACGACGATTCCGATGACGACGACTCTTCCGACTCTGGTTCGGAAACCGGTGCCAACCGTTTCTTGAAGGACGCCGACAGCGAGAGCGAGAGCGACGACGAGGACGTGAACAAGGTGCTGAAGAGCGCCAAGGACAAGCGCTTCGACGAACTGGAAGCGACCATCAGGCTCATTGAGAATGCGCAAAAGATCAATGATTGGGCGGTTATCTCCGAAC AGTTCGACAAACTCATCCGCCAGGTCCCTACCCTGACCAAGCAGAACGATGGCAAGATCCCAAAACTCTACATCCAGGCCGTCGCCGATCTCGAGACGGTCGTGGTCGAGACACACGAGAAGCAAAAGGTCACACCCAAGAAGATGAACGCCGTCAACGGCCGTGGCTTCAACGCTGTCCGCCAGAAAATCAAGAAGCACAACCGCGACTACGAAAAGGACATCAACGCCTACCGGGAGAACAAGGAGGAGTTCATGCGCGAGGAGGAGGAAGTCATCCAGGCGCCCaaggaaaagaagaagaacaagatcCCACAACTCGGTACTGAGGTCGTTGATGAGGCCACAGACGACGGCTTCATCACCGTTGGCGCTGGTGGCAAGGCTGTTCTCTACACTCCCGAGGGTATCCTCAAGCACCTCCGGGCCATTGTCGAGCAACGTGGTCGCAAGAACTCAGACAAGCTGGAGCACATCCGAACCCTGGAGAAGCTCTTCGATGTCGCCATCAACGACTACCAGAAGGTCCGCGTTCTGCTCACCCTCATCTCGACACGTTTCGATTTGACCTCTGGTACCGCAAGCCACATGCACCAGGATCAGTGGAAGCT GGCTGATCAAGAGTTCGGAAAGCTCCTGCAAATCCTCGAGAACAGCGAAGAGATCGTCGTCATCGAGAACGCCGAGGAGTGGGAGGATGACGAGAAGCTGCCCACCATCACACCTGGCGAGATCTTCCGCATCCCAGGAAGCATCGTTTCCTTCGTCGAGAGGCTCGATGACGAGCTCACCCGTTCACTCCAGCACATTGACCCCCACACTTCTGAGTACATCGAGCGGTTGACTGACGAGGCCCTGCTGTACGCTCAGCTTGTGCGCACTCTGGTATACGTTGAGAGCATGAAGAAGAACCCTGCCCTAGACCTTCCACAAGAGCCACTCAACCGCATTGTTATGCGGAGATTGGAGCATGTCTACTTCAAG CCTTCGCAAGTCATCACTATCCTTGAGAACAACGTATGGAAGGCCATCCCCGAGAGCCTCGACTCTGAAATCACTCCTCGCGCCATCTCCAACGATACCGCCTCCCTCGTCCAAACCCTCTGCACATACCTCTTCCAGAACAGCGAGGGCATTATCCGTGCCAGGGCGATGCTGTGCCAGATTTACTTCCTGTCTCTACACGACCAGTACTACAAGGCTCGTGACATGATGCTCATGTCGCATTTGCAAGAGACCATCAGCAACTTCGACGTCAATACCCAGATTCTCTTCAACCGTGCGCTCGTCCAAGTCGGCCTCTGCGCGTTCCGTGCTGGCCTTGTCTACGAGGCCCAAACCTCACTACAAGAGATCTGTGGTAGCAACAGGCAGAAGGAGCTTCTCGCACAAGGTCTGCAAATGCAGCGATACTCGCAGATTTCTCCCGAGCAGGAGCGTCTTGAGCGTCAACGACAACTTCCCTTTCACATGCACATCAACCTTGAGCTACTAGAGTGCGTCTACCTGACATGCTCCATGTTGCTTGAGATTCCTCTCCTCGCACAACTTGGCTCGTCACCAGACCTAAGGAAGCGAGTAATCAGTAAGACTTACCGCCGTCTCTTAGAGTACCATGAGCGTCAAATCTTCACTGGCCCGCCCGAGAACACCCGTGATCACGTCATGCAGGCATCTAAGGCACTGTCTGCTGGTGAGTGGAAGAAGGCTGCTGAATTCATCAACTCGATCAAGATTTGGGAACTCATGGCCAACTCGGAGAAGATCAAGGAGATGCTGTCCTCACAAATCCAAGAGGAGGGTCTACGGACGTATCTCTTCACCTACGCTCCTTTCTACGACACTCTTGCCATCTCAACACTAGCTGGCATGTTTGAGCTTTCAGAACGAAAGGTCTCGGCTGTGGTTTCAAAGATGATCTCTCATGAGGAGCTCGCTGCCGCTCTCGACCAAGTCAACTCGGCCATCATCTTTAGGAAAGGTGTGGAGCTGTCAAGACTTCAGACGCTTGCCCTCAGCCTGTCAGACAAGGCCTCTGGCCTCATCGAGTCGAACGAAAAGACGCTCGAGCAACGCACACAAGGTACAGCCAACGCCTTTGAAAGGCAAGGCGGCCGTG GGGAGGACGGAATCAGCAATTCACTGGCGGTGCTTTGGGACGGGCTATTCAGGCTTAAGAAGGTCCTACTCTGGACAAAGTGTGTAAAGGTTTCATGGGTATACGCCGGCGAAATAACGGTTTTGTAA